A region from the Brassica napus cultivar Da-Ae chromosome C8, Da-Ae, whole genome shotgun sequence genome encodes:
- the LOC106412281 gene encoding RHOMBOID-like protein 13 yields the protein MGRPLLYDIIEKPATSCIVTLCSLIWFLIQKKSIGYSQVGLSYETAIQGHYWRIITSAFSHISVLHLVFNMSALWSLGVVEQLKHLSLGTAYYLHYTLVLVVFSGALVIGMYHLLIGRFKIEYFRRVTAVGYSCVVFGWMTILSVKQPSSKLDLFGVLSLPISFAPFESLIFTSIIVPQASFLGHLSGILVGYAVSWGLIGGMNSYWAVTMLGWIVVVFVFSLKKSGAYDFSFLEIESVSDASLPSLRFVGNGRTLQASAVPLSGVEVL from the coding sequence ATGGGAAGACCCTTGCTTTACGACATCATCGAGAAGCCCGCAACGAGCTGCATCGTAACCCTATGCAGCTTAATCTGGTTCCTGATCCAGAAGAAGAGTATTGGCTACTCGCAAGTTGGGTTAAGCTACGAGACTGCGATCCAAGGGCATTACTGGAGGATCATCACCTCTGCTTTCTCTCACATCAGCGTCTTGCATCTCGTCTTCAACATGAGTGCTCTCTGGAGTCTCGGCGTTGTTGAACAGTTAAAGCATTTAAGTCTCGGAACTGCTTACTATCTTCACTACACTCTTGTCCTTGTAGTCTTCTCCGGTGCTTTGGTGATTGGGATGTACCATTTGCTGATTGGTAGGTTCAAGATTGAGTATTTCAGGAGGGTTACTGCCGTGGGGTACTCTTGCGTTGTGTTTGGTTGGATGACGATTTTGTCTGTGAAGCAGCCTTCTTCGAAGCTTGATCTTTTTGGGGTCTTGTCTCTTCCCATTAGCTTTGCGCCCTTTGAGTCGCTTATTTTCACTTCTATTATTGTTCCGCAAGCTAGCTTTCTGGGACATTTGTCGGGGATTCTTGTTGGTTACGCTGTTTCGTGGGGTTTGATTGGTGGGATGAACAGCTACTGGGCTGTTACCATGCTTGGTTGGATCGTTGTGGTGTTTGTTTTCAGTTTGAAGAAGTCTGGTGCTTATGATTTCAGTTTTCTTGAGATCGAGTCGGTTAGTGATGCTTCTTTGCCTTCGCTGCGGTTTGTTGGAAACGGACGGACCTTGCAAGCTAGTGCAGTTCCTCTTAGTGGAGTGGAAGTTCTATGA